From a region of the Mycolicibacterium sp. MU0050 genome:
- a CDS encoding ferredoxin has protein sequence MKVSVNDGLCRGHGVCVALCPEVFTLTDWGYAEAIEDDVAPEHHAAVREAIEACPEHAITES, from the coding sequence ATGAAGGTGTCGGTCAACGACGGTCTGTGCCGCGGGCACGGAGTGTGCGTCGCGCTGTGTCCGGAGGTCTTCACGCTGACCGACTGGGGGTACGCGGAGGCGATCGAGGACGACGTCGCACCCGAGCATCACGCAGCGGTCCGCGAGGCCATCGAGGCCTGTCCGGAGCACGCCATCACCGAGAGCTGA